CGGAGACGGCTTCCAATTGATGGAGTTGCAACGGTATTCAAACATGGTGGCGACTGAGGAGAGAGGAGGCGATCTGTTTTCTCTGAGTAAAGGGAGGAAGCAGATAGGGTTTAGGTTTTCTCGAGGGTTTTTAATAAGTGATGAGCGGTACTTTTAAACCGGTCGGGTTGACCCGGTTAAAGACTTGGGGTTGGGGGCATGAATTGGATCCAATTTGATTTATTTGTGTTTGTTGAATCCCACCAGAACCATCATGTCAAAAGACGAAACTCATTAAGGTTAGGACAACATTCATTTAACATCAACGAGGATCGGATCTTTATTTATTTACGTTTATGGAATCAACCATGTCAAAAAAAAAACTCATAAGGATAAGACACGTTCATTTAACATCAAGGAGGATTCAAATTTTTTGAATGTTCTTCCCATTAGGTTCGTACATTCACTACGAGCGGATTCAAATCATGTAATTTGATTCCTATTTGGAGAGAAAGATTGATTTGAATATGTGATTTCTCTGTTAGTTAATAACCATCCATATTAGGTTGATCCAACCATTTGGAAGAGAATCAATAGATTCATCGTTTCTGAACACATCATACAAACTCTATGTTGTACTACGCTCTCAAAATGTGAACTCAACGTTGGTATCAAAAAATGGTATATCTGTAAACAAAGAAGTAATATAAAAAGCTTACACGAGAAATGAAATATTTGTCTCTTCTCTATGAGTTTAATTGATCTTCTCATTTAACAAATATGTGAGACTGTTATCAATATTTGCTTCAACTTTTTCGGTGGGATGTCCAAAGAGGGAATAGATAGAGAGAGAATATATATATGATTCTGTTCCTTGCTCCTCTCTAATGCCGCCATGCTCTTCGATATTGCGCAGTCATTTCGTTCTCACTGGTACATTAAAAAAACTGTTATCTTTTACTTCAAATTCAGTTTACAAGTTCACCTAAATTGTAGGAGAAAGAGAACATGTCAAATACATACACGCACACCTCATCAAAAGATTAATATTTACAGCAGTATTCAAAAATGCAAATATTGTTCCTTTTCAATCGATTGGCACCACAAACTTTAGAAAACTCTCATGAGTTGTACAGATTGGATCGAGTCTATTTTCGGTTTCATTAAGCTCCCCTAAAGACTGTGTAACTCAACATGCATTATATCTCGTGTATAGAAGAAAACATGAGCCACAATATAGTTACAATAAAGCCTTTTTCCCAATCTTAAACACTCTCGCAGTGATGTTACTCTGAAACAGTAGAGCTATGTAAGTGTGTATGGAAGAAGGTCAAAAAGAAGAAATATAGTAACAATGAGCATCATTAGTCACTCGGGCAGTCTGAGACGGTTGAAAACGACCATGAAGCTCTTCTCAGGACCAATATATAGAAATCCAAGATCCCCACCCGTCACATATGGTCCCATTCCCTGTCAGCCAAACCCCAAAACCATCAACTTGTAACACAAATAACTAATGGGGTTTAGCTCTACTGTGTATTTACCTTTCCGTTGAGTTTTAAAAGCTGCCCTCCGACCCATCTTGGGTTTTTAAACCCAAAGTCTGCTATTCTTCCTTCTCCCATGTAACTCGCAAGCTGTGTATACACGTAAACATCTCTCTAGATAAGCTTTCGATTCAAATGTCAACATGGTTAAACCATAGTGTGTCTTAAGCTATTGTTTAAATAGGAAAAAGTCTGAGACTCTTGCTCTGGTTACATGTTTGACTTATGCATGGTTTGAGCAGTGAGCACACATTTGTTTTAGGTCAGTTTCTGTAGTTGTCCTAAAACTGTAGGCTCAAGAGATGAGTAAAGTGTCATTACCACTCCCATTTCCTCTGGGTACATTCCTCGATCCCTCATGCGACTCCCCTTCCCAATCCTTGCACGAAATGTCACCTACCAAGAATTTGGGGACCCTATTTCAAATTCTTTATCCCACACATAATACGAAAAAATAAAAGTAAAAATGATAATTAACCTGGCCTGCTGGCACGTTTGGATCCCCTGTCAACTTCACAGCCTCAACGTATTCAAAGAACTCAATATCTGAGGAGTCACTTTCCTCTGCATCATTCCAGTTGCCATACTTACGCTTGAGTTGTACTATCTCAGTGCCGTAAGGTCCGAACGCACCAACGTATAGGCCTGCACTTTCAAATACATAACATTTTCTAAGTTGAGTTTGTACAAATATATTCTGAACCCCCATATCAAAAGAAAGAGAATAATACTAATGCAAAAGATGATTACCATCAAAAGGGTCTAGGTCGCTTTCAGGAGTTGTGATTCTATTAAATGTTGTGTACTCAGAGAGACGATTTCCTTTTTGTGCTTGACTTATAGCAAGCTTGACAATCTCACGCACATTTCTTGATACCTACAAAAATGATCGAACAATTTAATATGATTGTAGCGTTCAGCTTTATGTAGAGCATTAAAAGTTCAAGGAACTCGCCTTCAAAGAAGGTCTCTCTGAACCCCAGAACGCCTTGGCAACCTCTGGTGGCATGAGATCTGAAAGTCCTTGAGCTGCTAGAGCTGTTACTTGCTCCTTAGACACTCTGTCTTTTCTTGTATCAACATCACTCTTTCTTCTCCCAGGAACATGCAAGGTAAAGGAATCTCTTTCGTTATCCGTTATATCTGCGGTAACACGTACAAGCTCATCATCTATAGAGGAATCCTCTGTGCTGTGTAGAACCCCTCCGATGAAAACCTTTGGGTTTAAATCCTTTCCATTATCTGCACTTTCTTCAATGCTGTCATCATCTTCTTCTTCATCAGCAGAACCAGCTTCCTCAATAACTTCTCCAACCAGCTCTACAAGATCATCATCACTGCCTATGATCTCTTCGTCGGGGAGTTCAACGTCCATTACTTTCATCAGTTTTAGCCCTGGGATTTTGTCTTTTAGAAACTTTATCACATTTTGGATCCCTTCTTCAGTTGGTTCCTCAGCGTTTAGTAGTTTATCTTTCTTCTTATCCACCTTCACTTCACTTCCTCCTGCATCTAATATTGATGGGCTCTCAGCTGAGGCATTCGATGATTGCTGTGAACTTACATAGGAACTCTCGGGAATGGATGGTTTCTGCTTGGCATGTTGCAAATACACCACCTGTACACATGCAGATATGTACACAACAGCTCAAAAGGACTAATCGGTAATGAGAATAGCAATCATGTAACACTAATCGCATAGAAGACACAGGTAAAAGGATATACTGTCACTAGAACTGCTAAATTTTATTTTTAATAAGTGCTGTGCTTAAAAGTTACCTGCATAACATATCTTCCGTCCGTGTCTTTAACAACAAAAATCTCAAACAGAGGTGTTCCAGCTGCTGCAGTCACCAGCTGTCTGAACAAAGCAGTTACGAGGCTCAATTACCACAAGCAGTTGAATGAAAGATTAGAATCATCAGCAAAACATGCTCACCTTGGACTGTAACTCTTGCCAATAAACCTACCAACGCCTGGAGTTATGCGTACAATTCTGCCAAATGGTTCCTCAGAGTCTTGAGGATAACAAACCCACCAACCCAACTACATAGACATCAAAAACGTGAAAAGATGCTTTAAATTCTAAACAACCCAAGTCCAGATAAAAACACACAGATTCCAGGAAACATAAGTTTCTTCAACTAACCTAAACTACCTTGGTAGTTTACACACATGAAACATTCTCCATCCCTAATAAAGTTTAAAAAGTCTTCTACTCTTTGCCTTTTTCTTGATTTAGGCGTGTAGGTGTCATCTAGGGCTATC
The DNA window shown above is from Brassica oleracea var. oleracea cultivar TO1000 chromosome C3, BOL, whole genome shotgun sequence and carries:
- the LOC106335858 gene encoding protein EXECUTER 2, chloroplastic, with protein sequence MASTHPCLVGQRISVPQFHLLFNSKPPNHELSTNKRSNFCVSIGLPHSFASPLSTRNPKKSPLTCLRNCAAVDGPETSSSEDKWDWDRWSRHFSEIEETDGVVSLLKVQLEEAIEREDFEEAAKLKAAIGEATVSDAVAEIMCQLQDAIREERYHDASKLCRQTGSGLLGWWVCYPQDSEEPFGRIVRITPGVGRFIGKSYSPRQLVTAAAGTPLFEIFVVKDTDGRYVMQVVYLQHAKQKPSIPESSYVSSQQSSNASAESPSILDAGGSEVKVDKKKDKLLNAEEPTEEGIQNVIKFLKDKIPGLKLMKVMDVELPDEEIIGSDDDLVELVGEVIEEAGSADEEEDDDSIEESADNGKDLNPKVFIGGVLHSTEDSSIDDELVRVTADITDNERDSFTLHVPGRRKSDVDTRKDRVSKEQVTALAAQGLSDLMPPEVAKAFWGSERPSLKVSRNVREIVKLAISQAQKGNRLSEYTTFNRITTPESDLDPFDGLYVGAFGPYGTEIVQLKRKYGNWNDAEESDSSDIEFFEYVEAVKLTGDPNVPAGQVTFRARIGKGSRMRDRGMYPEEMGVLASYMGEGRIADFGFKNPRWVGGQLLKLNGKGMGPYVTGGDLGFLYIGPEKSFMVVFNRLRLPE